The nucleotide sequence aaccagcaacctagcaatgttctaatgactcaactctagcaacctagcaagccagacaacatcaaaccgagtcccttgaacatcctcctcttcattgcctggattccacgatcacactttgcctttacctgcaccagaaacacatattgcaatgcatgagtattttataaacactcattaaggcaatcctcccatctactgggctatacacacaagcaatagagtatcaataaccaacacacaacaatcaacaaacgacaaatacaaaccaggactcagcatcgaccgacgccacacatgcatcgaccgatgccaaatggggaagcatcgatcgacacagaagctgcatcgaccgatgcaagtgtaacttgcatcgaccgatgcccaatctgcatcgaccgacgcatgctcgacgtaacacgaaaaccctagagtttacgcgccgtcctcgcacttgcatcgaccgacgcaagatatgcatcgatcgatgcaacatcgagcaccgtgatttccccgaagcttctcgccggatcttcgttcctacaaccacaaaactcgatcccaagccacaagaaagcttcctaacgtccatagtcACGATCtgacaagtctaacatcacacaacaaacagattaaagagtcctctagcttagataagccatggtcatgcacttacctttgccacagaagaatctgaacctctagcaagcaagaacaagcctctaggaagctcctacaacgatcccagctacagatctcaccaacaAACGTCACCAAcctccaagaatctcccaaaaacgctcaagaactctcacaaagctttttctctctttctatttttcaaaaacGGCCACCaaccacgaatgagacaaaactcgcatctaagggttttccttaaccccaaaacgcagcgtttgacttaagtcaaaacgcacagaattgagccagcatcgaccgatgctcctactgcatcgatcgatgcacatcgcaaaccggaattccggttcacggatgttacaacacttattattttggattttaaataacatgtttttattatttgatgtatttttattccaatccaaaaccattgggtattaaacgtccaaataaaaataacttcagtttttttttgcattttcccaaataaataataataaaaatgtatttattttttctctttcttttttcccatgATGACTGAAACATTCTTTTTCATCTATGTATAATTTATCACAAATACAATTCGATtcattaaaatatactttttatttaatttctaatattttgagatctatttttcataattatttttgcatcaaCAACCATTATAACCCATAATCAACTATGTcttatctttatattttttatttgttgaaaatattgatctattcatttttatgagtttttgtgtgttttcaagaacattttttaaaataaaattcattatgTTACCACTTAAATTTATTCTTTGcacaatttattaattatgtaaaacatacaataaaaataacagcCATTATTAAAGTTTTTACAGCAAAAGTCTTTACAGTTTTTACAGCAAAAATCTTTACAGTTAAAGCATCAACAGCCACAAGTTACAGCCGTTACCAATGGAGTCTTTGATTAATGACTgttatctataatatttattatcttaaatattggttttcaaagttagtaaataaaaagataaaatataataaatctttttGGTGAAATTGTGAGACTGGcctgggcaaataaaccgaacccGAGAAACCGACCCGACCCTGACCTGcaaaaacccgacccgaccccGACCTGCTTCTGTATAAATAACCACTcggtttttgtttccaaatacccacgggtatcgggtattacccgaaccgaacccgaggaACCGACGATATATGTTTGAACCCGAGAACACATTTATTCATACATGATATCACATATATTGCCATATTTCCGTTTGCCTTAATCTCCTCTCCTTGAATCCTTGTGAATCTTCTTTACTTTGCATAAACATGTCGAAGTTGCCAATTTTTGTCCGATTTCAAGAATCTTTggcttttataaaccaaaactctCAAATTGGATCTCCAAAACCTAATTCCGCTGTTAGTCTCATCTTTGGGTTCTCCGTTCATAGCAGCTAGACATGCTTTTGCGagacatgtttttctttgttgggatgTTTAAGTTTCGTTTGCTTTGTTGGgatgtttaagattttaagaCATGCTTTTCTTTGTTGGGATGCTTATTTTGCGAGACATGGTAtgtgtttgaattgttttgcgAGACATGATAtgctcagtttcatttgtttaagatttcatgttatgcagtttcatttgtttttcggGTTATTCGGGTTTTTTGGGTACATTTCAGGTTTTTGTGGGTACTTTGGATATGTTTGAGTAGGTACTATCCATAAccgaatatattttggatacatTACAGGTTTTTTAAAGTCATTACCCAAATAACCCAAACCCGAGAGGAACTGAACCTGACCCCGACCCGAAATTATATGAACACCTGCTCGGATCCTATATTCGTAAACccgaaaaacccgaacccgaattacccgaaccTGACCCCGACCCGAACACCCAAATGCCCAGGCCTCAACTATGAATTTAATAAGTAATACGAACttccaaaatttgtaaaaaacaaaacactaaaTTGGTAACAAAAATCGTAGTATCTGATTAACAAGAATTTTATGGtaatttcttttgaatattcttAAAATAATCAAAGTCATTGATTATTGTTTGTATCTTTGAGTACTTGCCATGATTTTTTACTCTGGACCTAAATACTGTATATGGTATTCTCATAACTTTCGTTCTAGCAttgataaatttgattttgtgcGCCACTGGTTGACCAGTTGAAACAccttaacaaacaaacaaacaaacatgacaAGTTGTAAAATCAgggattataaaataaacaatgtagtttgttaaaaagaaacaaaacctgaTGTCTGTCACGATCCGTCGATcctttataacttataaaacaaaaataaaacaaattataatttgtaaagACAGGAAACTTTCGAAGTGTTCCGGTGAGAAAATGACTTGACAAACACATTGCTCTTCACTTGAATGATTGCACCCAAACTCTTCAAATCCTTTAAGTTCAACCCTTCTGATTAACTTCACGCCTCCTATGTTGTAGTAGTAAATGTACAATGCAGGGCCGGTCTTAGGATTACTGAGGCCTAAAGCATTTTTATAAAtggtaatttatatatttatattaactgTATTCATCGGGTGTTTGGAGAATCGAACCTGCGACGTGATATATGTTCTCGTACAACATTACCATCTaagctaagatttttttttgttaattagccAAAATTATTTGCATATATTATGTGGCCTAAAGCTGATGTTTTGGCTGCTTTAGGGGTGGGTCGGGCCTGGTACAATGGCTCATGCTTGGGAGGAAACTTTAGCGGACCTATAACGACCTCGTAGCTTTTGTTCACCCCTAAGATTTTTAACTCAATATTCCCGGACAAATGCAACAACAAAGGGTGGACAGTTAGTCCTTTCCTATACCAGTGGCGTTTTTTGTCAAAGTCATCTAGAATCCACAAATCAAAACTACCGGGAGGAGCACGTGGTAAGGGCCTAACCCCGGCAACCCTCCCATTGAAGTTGATCAATGATCCATGTTTTATGACTGGCCAATATATGTTGATAGAACCTATGCACTCACTTCTAACgttaaaacgaaaaataaagAATCTCTTCTCTTGTCTTAGGGTAGTCGACACACCGTAATACACCATCCCACTGATGCATATTCCATTTGTTACAACTGTATAACGCGGGATTTTTCTACCTTTGATGCTTCTCCATGAAAGATTTCCTCCTCCAATTGTTAAAACCATGTGCTCTTGACAAGGTTGGCCATGCCAAGACGTGCTACACAATGCTTTGTATACATTACCAACAGGATCATATCCCATGAACATATATACGTGCTCTCTTCTACCACTAGAAGCTTTGATATCCGGCAATGTTATGACTTGTCTAgtgctagggttacatatcGTGAACCGACCTGGATCTGAAGGATGTGACAAACCGAACAATCCATGGATGGAAGAGCAATGAACAAGGTCCACAGGGAAACCGGACAGTGTCATTTCGAGATAGGTATGCAAAGAAGTATAACGAATAGAGTTCTGCCGGCAACCGCATATTGGCATTGGAAGATTGGTAACCAAAGAAGTAGTAGGTACTTCTTTGTGTGAAGTCGATAAGAGGATTACACGGTTCTCAGTAATACGAACAGCGACTAGAAACCGTGACCGAGTCTGGGACATTGAGCAGAACAAATCGATGAATACTTGGTTTTGGATGATGGATATCCATTCCTTGGATACACATTGGAACCTCTTAAGAGATTTAGCCGGCAATCTCTTCAGAATCTCAATCGTCAGATCAAGAGGGATATAAAGAGCTAAGTTGCTGATTGAGCCGCAAGATTAATCCTCACCTCTCATGTCACTCTCGTCTTACTTTTCATAAGAATTCCTTGAGTGTGATGAAACTCCACTCTCACTGTAAGAACATTCCCCAGCTAGTACTCCAGCCATTAGTCtcttctaaaaccaaaaattgtcCTAACCTAACAAAAGCAGAGAACCAAAATGTGTATCACTTAACAATAGTAATAAGCCTGAAACTCAAAACTAGAAAGGACACAAATAAAGATATCCGGAAAAAACCAGATCGATTCCCCAGCAAAACGAAGCTATGATCTTTATAAATGCACTAATACTGTATCTTAAAATAACGTAATATTATAAGCAATTAGAAAACTCTTGTTGGAATAAATATTCAtgatgtctctttctctctccttcatGCAAGATGTCTTGTCTCTCTCCTTCATGCAAGCCATCTTTGTAACAGCTagttttttatcttctcttctatatatttgtatctctCTTGTATTCTCAGAACGAAGAGAAATAATATACAgtttctctctattctctctattctctctaTTCTATTCTTCCGCTTATATTTCTACATGGTATTAGAGCTTTAGATCCTTATTCTCTGTCTCTTTTgctattattctttttcttttcttttccaggGTATGGAAAACTCAAAACAGATTACTCTTCTTGTTATCCTTAAAGGAGATTATTACATTATGTGTTCTAGGACTACAAAAACTGCTCTTTACAGTCGGGGTCTATGGAATCATATTTTAAGCACCAGAGAGGTGACTGTTGGTATTctggagaatgaagaagatgttgtaGATAAAAACCCTTTTGGCGGTTCTGAAGCATCCAACCTTGAGTATgacaaatggtttcaagaaaaTCAAATGGTTCTTGCCATTCTCCAAAGCTCTCTAGAGCAGTCTCTCCTTACTGCATATTCTTATTGTGAAACAGCAAAGGAGTTGTGGGATACCCTTAAAGGTGTCTATGGAAATGTTTCAAATCTCAGCCTGATCTTTGAAGTGAAGAAGGCATTGAACAATTTAACTCAAGAGGAGAAACCTTTTAACCAACATTTTGGAGAATTCAGATATCTTTGGTCAGAGTTGGAGACTCTTCGTCCTCCAACAACAGATCAGATGGTGCTTAATGAAAGGCGTGAACAAGATCAAGTCTTTGGGCTTCTTCTTACTCTCATCCATTCTTTCAATGGTCTCATCCGTCATATCCTCAGATCTGAAAAGCTTTCCAATTTGAATGAGGTTTGTATGCAAATTCAAAAGGAAGATGGATCTACTGGTTTGTTTAGCCAGAAAAGTGAGCTTGCTATCGCACATAAAGGAGCTTATGACAAAGGAGCTTACAAAAGGAGTGACTACAACAAGTTATTGTGTGATCACTGCAAGAGGAAGGGGCATACCAAGGAGAAGTGTTGGGTTCTCCATTCTCATCTGAAGCCGGCTAAGATGAATGAACCTAGGAAGGCTAtgtctttgtatttttcttcaATGGGAGTATTCACCGGTTTGGCTCCAAGCTTTCCTGTATCATTAAGAAGATCAAGTGTATACTTCCTTTGAGATAGAAATTATCCTTCCTCAGAACGACATACTTCTATGCCAAGAAAGTAATTTAGTTCACCCAAgtctttaatatcaaaagtaGACTTAAGAAGggatttagtattttgaatgCCTTCTTTATCATCACCAGAGataataatatcatcaacataaccACATAACAACATAGTCTAAACGAATACCAAAGTCTAAACGCCGGCTGACATAACCACATAGTCTAAACGAGAGTCAAATGGGATATAAAATCTTCTACAAGCTATGAACATGCATCAATCATGCAAACGATGAACCTGGAATCGAAGTtaattagccaaaaaaaatcattgccCATCAGATACATTCAGtcaaaaatcccaaattttgCTCAAAACACGAAACAATACGTAGAAAATTAGTAATTGCTCCCgaaaaaaaacagattcaaaGGGTTCTTAAAGAAATTACCCGAAAGGTTGGAAATTTCGTTGACACATTCAATTGAtggtggagaagaaaaaaaaaacaaaaccccaGAATCGCAAAATCAACGAGAATCCAAGACGGTAATCGAACgagggaaaaaaaattggttatttTACCCTGCAACGTAATTAACTTCCCTAGTCGCGAGTtgcagaataaaaagaagaaagagaaagtgaagggagataattatatttgtgtgtgtaaaATCATCAATGAATTTCGCTAGTCCAAAGGCTGAGtaatttgttgttgtcttcattGGTGATGGCTTCGAATCCAACTTTTGTGAATTGAAAAAATACAATACGACAACGTTTAGTTAATGTTGACTTTATTTTTCAGTTGATTTGAGGacgtgttttttttggtcaagtcaATAAAAGTTAATCGTTACCACCCAGTCAATAAAAGTTAATCGTTACAAAGTCAACTAAAGCTATCTATTTAATCTACCACAAATTCATgcttttttcaacatttttgatAAGTTCAAGATTCTTACGAAATTTTTTcagttaaataatattaataaattacaattatgcAATCAAAGAAATCAACTGAGATTTCAAATAGATACACGAAACGATACGTAGAAAATTAGTAATTGCtccggaaaaaaaaacatccaaaggGTTTTTAGAGAAATTAACCGAGcggttagaaattttgttgACACATTCAATTGAtggtggagaagaaaaaaaaacacaaatcccgAGAATCCCGAAATCGACGAGAATCCAAGACGGTAATTGAacaatggaaaacaaaaaattggttaCTTTACCCTGCAACGAAATTAACTTCTCCAGTCACGAATTGAagaatagaaagaagaaagagaatgtGAAGGGagataattatatttgtgtgtgtaaaAACATCAATGAAGTTCNATATATAATCTACcacaaattcatgttttttacaacatttttgATAAGTTCAAGATTCTTATGAcattttttccataaaataataataaattacgaATATGTAATCAAAAAAATCAANACAATACGACAACGTTTAGTTAACGTTGACTTTATTTTTCAGTTGATTTGATGACGTACTTTTTTTGGTCAAGTCAATAAAAGTTAATCGTTACCACCAAGTCAATAAAAGTTAATCGTTACAAAGTCAactaaagttatatatataatctaccacaaattcatgttttttacaacatttttgATAAGTTCAAGATTCTTATGAcattttttccataaaataataataaattacgaatatgtaatcaaaaaaatcaactgAGATTTCAAACAGATACACAAAACGATACGTAGAAAATTAGTAATTGCTCCCGAAAAAAACAAGATCCAAAGGGTTTTTAGAGAAATTAACCGAAAGGTTGGAAATTTCGTTGACACATTCAATTGAtggtggaaaagaaaaaaaaaccacgaATCCTAGAATCTCGAAATCAACGAGAATCCAAGACGGTAATAaaacaagggaaaaaaaattggttacttTACCCTGAAACGAAATTAATTTCCGCATTCTCGAATtgcagaataaaaagaagaaagtgaagggAGATAATTATATTTGTNATTACAAAGTCAACTAAAGTTATCTATTTAATATACcacaaattcatgtttttttcaacatttttgatAAGTTCAAGATTCTTACGAcattttttccataaaataatattaataaattacaatCATGCAATCAAAGAAATCAACTGAGATTTCAAACAGATACACGAAATGATACGTAGAAAATTAGTAATTGCTCCGTAAAAAACAGATCCAAAGGATTTTTAGAGAAATTAACCAAACGGTTGGAAATTTCGTTGACACATTCAATTGATggtggagaaggaaaaaaaaaacacaaatcccgAGAGTCGCGAAATCAACGAGAATCCAAGATGGTAATCGAGcaaggggaaaaaaaattggttacttTACCCTGCAAGGAAATTAACTTCTCCAGTCGCGAATtgcagaataaaaagaagaacgaGAAAGTGAAGGGAGATAATACACATTCAATTGATggtggagaaggaaaaaaaaaacacaaatcccgAGAGTCGCGAAATCAACGAGAATCCAAGATGGTAATCGAGcaaggggaaaaaaaattggttacttTACCCTGCAAGGAAATTAACTTCTCCAGTCGCGAATtgcagaataaaaagaagaacgaGAAAGTGAAGGGAGATAATACACATTCAATTGATggtggagaaggaaaaaaaaaacacaaatcccgAGAGTCGCGAAATCAACGAGAATCCAAGATGGTAATCGAGcaaggggaaaaaaaattggttacttTACCCTGCAAGGAAATTAACTTCTCCAGTCGCGAATtgcagaataaaaagaagaacgaGAAAGTGAAGGGAGATAATACACATTCAATTGATggtggagaaggaaaaaaaaaacacaaatcccgAGAGTCGCGAAATCAACGAGAATCCAAGATGGTAATCGAGcaaggggaaaaaaaattggttacttTACCCTGCAAGGAAATTAACTTCTCCAGTCGCGAATtgcagaataaaaagaagaacgaGAAAGTGAAGGGAGATAATACACATTCAATTGATggtggagaaggaaaaaaaaaacacaaatcccgAGAGTCGCGAAATCAACGAGAATCCAAGATGGTAATCGAGcaaggggaaaaaaaattggttacttTACCCTGCAAGGAAATTAACTTCTCCAGTCGCGAATtgcagaataaaaagaagaacgaGAAAGTGAAGGGAGATAATACACATTCAATTGATggtggagaaggaaaaaaaaaacacaaatcccgAGAGTCGCGAAATCAACGAGAATCCAAGATGGTAATCGAGcaaggggaaaaaaaattggttacttTACCCTGCAAGGAAATTAACTTCTCCAGTCGCGAATtgcagaataaaaagaagaacgaGAAAGTGAAGGGAGATAATACACATTCAATTGATggtggagaaggaaaaaaaaaacacaaatcccgAGAGTCGCGAAATCAACGAGAATCCAAGATGGTAATCGAGcaaggggaaaaaaaattggttacttTACCCTGCAAGGAAATTAACTTCTCCAGTCGCGAATtgcagaataaaaagaagaacgaGAAAGTGAAGGGAGATAATACACATTCAATTGATggtggagaaggaaaaaaaaaacacaaatcccgAGAGTCGCGAAATCAACGAGAATCCAAGATGGTAATCGAGcaaggggaaaaaaaattggttacttTACCCTGCAAGGAAATTAACTTCTCCAGTCGCGAATtgcagaataaaaagaagaacgaGAAAGTGAAGGGAGATAATACACATTCAATTGATggtggagaaggaaaaaaaaaacacaaatcccgAGAGTCGCGAAATCAACGAGAATCCAAGATGGTAATCGAGcaaggggaaaaaaaattggttacttTACCCTGCAAGGAAATTAACTTCTCCAGTCGCGAATtgcagaataaaaagaagaacgaGAAAGTGAAGGGAGATAATACACATTCAATTGATggtggagaaggaaaaaaaaaacacaaatcccgAGAGTCGCGAAATCAACGAGAATCCAAGATGGTAATCGAGcaaggggaaaaaaaattggttacttTACCCTGCAAGGAAATTAACTTCTCCAGTCGCGAATtgcagaataaaaagaagaacgaGAAAGTGAAGGGAGATAATACACATTCAATTGATggtggagaaggaaaaaaaaaacacaaatcccgAGAGTCGCGAAATCAACGAGAATCCAAGATGGTAATCGAGcaaggggaaaaaaaattggttacttTACCCTGCAAGGAAATTAACTTCTCCAGTCGCGAATtgcagaataaaaagaagaacgaGAAAGTGAAGGGAGATAATACACATTCAATTGATggtggagaaggaaaaaaaaaacacaaatcccgAGAGTCGCGAAATCAACGAGAATCCAAGATGGTAATCGAGcaaggggaaaaaaaattggttacttTACCCTGCAAGGAAATTAACTTCTCCAGTCGCGAATtgcagaataaaaagaagaacgaGAAAGTGAAGGGAGATAATACACATTCAATTGATggtggagaaggaaaaaaaaaacacaaatcccgAGAGTCGCGAAATCAACGAGAATCCAAGATGGTAATCGAGcaaggggaaaaaaaattggttacttTACCCTGCAAGGAAATTAACTTCTCCAGTCGCGAATtgcagaataaaaagaagaacgaGAAAGTGAAGGGAGATAATACACATTCAATTGATggtggagaaggaaaaaaaaaacacaaatcccgAGAGTCGCGAAATCAACGAGAATCCAAGATGGTAATCGAGcaaggggaaaaaaaattggttacttTACCCTGCAAGGAAATTAACTTCTCCAGTCGCGAATtgcagaataaaaagaagaacgaGAAAGTGAAGGGAGATAATACACATTCAATTGATggtggagaaggaaaaaaaaaacacaaatcccgAGAGTCGCGAAATCAACGAGAATCCAAGATGGTAATCGAGcaaggggaaaaaaaattggttacttTACCCTGCAAGGAAATTAACTTCTCCAGTCGCGAATtgcagaataaaaagaagaacgaGAAAGTGAAGGGAGATAATACACATTCAATTGATggtggagaaggaaaaaaaaaacacaaatcccgAGAGTCGCGAAATCAACGAGAATCCAAGATGGTAATCGAGcaaggggaaaaaaaattggttacttTACCCTGCAAGGAAATTAACTTCTCCAGTCGCGAATtgcagaataaaaagaagaacgaGAAAGTGAAGGGAGATAATACACATTCAATTGATggtggagaaggaaaaaaaaaacacaaatcccgAGAGTCGCGAAATCAACGAGAATCCAAGATGGTAATCGAGcaaggggaaaaaaaattggttacttTACCCTGCAAGGAAATTAACTTCTCCAGTCGCGAATtgcagaataaaaagaagaacgaGAAAGTGAAGGGagataattatatttgtgtatGTAAAAGCATCAATGTAGTTCGCTATTCCAAAGGTTGAGtaatttgttgttgtcttcatcGGTGATGTCTTCGAATCCAAGTTTtgtgaattgaaaaaaatacaatacgACACGTTTAGTTAACGTTGACTTTATTTTTCAGTTGATTTGAGGACGTGCTNAGATGGTAATCGAacaaggggaaaaaaaattggttacttTACCCTGGAACGAAATTAACTTCTCCAGTCGCGAATtgcagaataaaaagaagaaagagaaagtgaagggagataattatatttgtgtgtgtaaaAACATCAATGAAGTTCGCTAGTCCAAAGGTTTCGGCCTGGTATCCTACACCTCGCGTTAATGATATCTACCTCTTTCATTCAGATCTGCAGAGACAACTGGAACAGAAGCTGCCGACAAGAAAAAGGCATAAAAAGAGTGAGAAAGCTCAATCCAATACATGAAAGCGGAATCACAACTGTGCTAGTAATTTGCTGTTGTCTTCATTGGTGATGGCTTCGAATCCAAGTTttgtgaattgaaaaaaaaatacaatacgACAATGTTTAGTTAACGTTGACTTTATTTTTCAGTTGATTTGAGgacgtgtttttttttgtcaagtcaATAAAAGTTAATCGTTACCACCAAGTGAATAAAAGTTAATCGTTACAAAGTCAACTAAAGTTATCTATTTAATCTACcacaaattcatgtttttttcaacatttttgatAAGTTCAAGATTCTTAAgacatttttttcataaaataatattaataaattacaattatgcAATCAAAGAAATCAACTGAGCTATCAAACATATACACGAAATGATACGTAGAAAATTAGTAATTGCTCCGGAAAAAAACAGATCCAAGGGGTTTTTAGAGAAATTAACAGAACGGTTGGAAATTTCGTTGACACATTCAATTAATggtggagaaggaaaaaaaaaaacacaaatcccgAGAATCGCGAAATCAACTAGAATCCAAGATGGTAATCGAATAAGGGAAAAAAATTGGTTACTTTACCCTGCAACGAAATTAACTTCTCCAGTCGCGAATtgcagaataaaaagaagaaagagaatgtGAAGGGagataattatatttgtgtgtgttgtaACATCAATNNNNNNNNNNNNNNNNNNNNNNNNNNNNNNNNNNNNNNNNNNNNNNNNNNNNNNNNNNNNNNNNNNNNNNNNNNNNNNNNNNNNNNNNNNNNNNNNNNNNNNNNNNNNNNNNNNNNNNNNNNNNNNNNNNNNNNNNNNNNNNNNNNNNNNNNNNNNNNNNNNNNNNNNNNNNNNNNNNNNNNNNNNNNNNNNNNNNNNNNNNNNNNNNNNNNNNNNNNNNNNNNNNNNNNNNNNNNNNNNNNNNNNNNNNNNNNNNNNNNNNNNNNNNNNNNNNNNNNNNNNNNNNNNNNNNNNNNNNNNNNNNNNNNNNNNNNNNNNNNNNNNNNNNNNNNNNNNNNNNNNNNNNNNNNNNNNNNNNNNNNNNNNNNNNNNNNNNNNNNNNNNNNNNNNNNNNNNNNNNNNNNNNNNNNNNNNNNNNNNNNNNNNNNNNNNNNNNNNNNNNNNNNNNNNNNNNNNNNNNNNNNNNNNNNNNNNNNNNNNNNNNNNNNNNNNNNNNNNNNNNNNNNNNNNNNNNNNNNNNNNNNNNNNNNNNNNNNNNNNNNNNNNNNNNNNNNNNNNNNNNNNNNNNNNNNNNNNNNNNNNNNNNNNNNNNNNNNNNNNNNNNNNNNNNNNNNNNNNNNNNNNNNNNNNNNNNNNNNNNNNNNNNNNNNNNNNNNNNNNNNNNNN is from Camelina sativa cultivar DH55 chromosome 20, Cs, whole genome shotgun sequence and encodes:
- the LOC104772838 gene encoding F-box protein At1g30790-like, whose translation is MSQTRSRFLVAVRITENRVILLSTSHKEVPTTSLVTNLPMPICGCRQNSIRYTSLHTYLEMTLSGFPVDLVHCSSIHGLFGLSHPSDPGRFTICNPSTRQVITLPDIKASSGRREHVYMFMGYDPVGNVYKALCSTSWHGQPCQEHMVLTIGGGNLSWRSIKGRKIPRYTVVTNGICISGMVYYGVSTTLRQEKRFFIFRFNVRSECIGSINIYWPVIKHGSLINFNGRVAGVRPLPRAPPGSFDLWILDDFDKKRHWYRKGLTVHPLLLHLSGNIELKILGVNKSYEVVIGPLKFPPKHEPLYQARPTPKAAKTSALGHIIYANNFG